One part of the Haliaeetus albicilla chromosome 9, bHalAlb1.1, whole genome shotgun sequence genome encodes these proteins:
- the MLF1 gene encoding myeloid leukemia factor 1 isoform X6, producing MFGGLGRCFEEDPFFRDPFAAHHEYMRQMMRSFSDPFGRDPFLSITDGGERTVDRRARQDSQVALRGNHRDADFGEPFFAMDRMMSNMRNSMLEMQRKFDDLSIHPDAHTFSSSSVMTYSKIGDEPPKVFQASAQTRTAPGGVKETRKALKDSESGLEKMAIGHHIHDRAHVIKKSKNSKTGDEEMNQEFINLDETEAQTFDEEWQKEIMKFKPSRTRSTLEAPKYRSIHHIPKEVRREKPLALAGSREPRVSLENLNVKGTHVPIKSSKK from the exons CGATCCTTTTGCTGCACACCATGAATATATGCGGCAGATGATGAGAAGCTTTTCTGATCCTTTTGGACGAGATCCATTTCTCAGTATAACAGATGGTGGGGAGAGAACAGTAGATCGAAGAGCACGCCAGGACTCTCAGGTTGCTCTAAGAGGAAATCACAGA GATGCAGATTTTGGGGAACCTTTTTTTGCAATGGACAGGATGATGTCAAATATGAGAAACAGTATGctggaaatgcaaagaaaattt GATGACCTGTCCATCCATCCAGATGCACACACATTCAGCTCCTCCTCTGTGATGACATACTCCAAAATAGGGGATGAACCACCAAAAGTTTTCCAAGCTTCAGCTCAGACACGCACAGCTCCAGGAGGT GTTAAGGAGACAAGAAAAGCACTTAAGGATTCTGAAAGTGGACTGGAAAAAATGGCTATTGGTCATCATATTCACGATCGTGCCCATGTCATTAAAAAGTCAAAGAACAGCAAGACTGGTGATGAAGAAATGAACCAAGAATTCATCAACCTGGATGAAA CTGAGGCCCAGACCTTTGATGAAGAGTGGCAGAAAGAGATTATGAAGTTCAAGCCATCTAGAACTAGATCCACTTTAGAAGCTCCAAAATACAGAAGTATTCATCACATACCCAAGGAAGTAAGGAG AGAGAAACCACTTGCGCTTGCAGGTTCCAGGGAGCCCAGAGTTTCTTTGGAGAATCTCAATGTGAAAGGAACACATGTCCccatcaaaagcagcaaaaaataa
- the MLF1 gene encoding myeloid leukemia factor 1 isoform X1, translated as MSREGLRCPGENEGVMCLGSARKLIGRKTSDPFAAHHEYMRQMMRSFSDPFGRDPFLSITDGGERTVDRRARQDSQVALRGNHRATSCSLMPFAGFGRVQDADFGEPFFAMDRMMSNMRNSMLEMQRKFDDLSIHPDAHTFSSSSVMTYSKIGDEPPKVFQASAQTRTAPGGVKETRKALKDSESGLEKMAIGHHIHDRAHVIKKSKNSKTGDEEMNQEFINLDETEAQTFDEEWQKEIMKFKPSRTRSTLEAPKYRSIHHIPKEVRREKPLALAGSREPRVSLENLNVKGTHVPIKSSKK; from the exons ATGTCACGGGAAGGGCTGCGGTGTCCTGGAGAGAATGAGGGTGTGATGTGTCTGGGGAGTGCCAGGAAATTGATAGGAAGGAAGACAAG CGATCCTTTTGCTGCACACCATGAATATATGCGGCAGATGATGAGAAGCTTTTCTGATCCTTTTGGACGAGATCCATTTCTCAGTATAACAGATGGTGGGGAGAGAACAGTAGATCGAAGAGCACGCCAGGACTCTCAGGTTGCTCTAAGAGGAAATCACAGA GCAACAAGCTGCTCCCTCATGCCCTTTGCAGGCTTTGGTAGAGTG cAGGATGCAGATTTTGGGGAACCTTTTTTTGCAATGGACAGGATGATGTCAAATATGAGAAACAGTATGctggaaatgcaaagaaaattt GATGACCTGTCCATCCATCCAGATGCACACACATTCAGCTCCTCCTCTGTGATGACATACTCCAAAATAGGGGATGAACCACCAAAAGTTTTCCAAGCTTCAGCTCAGACACGCACAGCTCCAGGAGGT GTTAAGGAGACAAGAAAAGCACTTAAGGATTCTGAAAGTGGACTGGAAAAAATGGCTATTGGTCATCATATTCACGATCGTGCCCATGTCATTAAAAAGTCAAAGAACAGCAAGACTGGTGATGAAGAAATGAACCAAGAATTCATCAACCTGGATGAAA CTGAGGCCCAGACCTTTGATGAAGAGTGGCAGAAAGAGATTATGAAGTTCAAGCCATCTAGAACTAGATCCACTTTAGAAGCTCCAAAATACAGAAGTATTCATCACATACCCAAGGAAGTAAGGAG AGAGAAACCACTTGCGCTTGCAGGTTCCAGGGAGCCCAGAGTTTCTTTGGAGAATCTCAATGTGAAAGGAACACATGTCCccatcaaaagcagcaaaaaataa
- the MLF1 gene encoding myeloid leukemia factor 1 isoform X2, whose product MSREGLRCPGENEGVMCLGSARKLIGRKTSDPFAAHHEYMRQMMRSFSDPFGRDPFLSITDGGERTVDRRARQDSQVALRGNHRATSCSLMPFAGFGRVDADFGEPFFAMDRMMSNMRNSMLEMQRKFDDLSIHPDAHTFSSSSVMTYSKIGDEPPKVFQASAQTRTAPGGVKETRKALKDSESGLEKMAIGHHIHDRAHVIKKSKNSKTGDEEMNQEFINLDETEAQTFDEEWQKEIMKFKPSRTRSTLEAPKYRSIHHIPKEVRREKPLALAGSREPRVSLENLNVKGTHVPIKSSKK is encoded by the exons ATGTCACGGGAAGGGCTGCGGTGTCCTGGAGAGAATGAGGGTGTGATGTGTCTGGGGAGTGCCAGGAAATTGATAGGAAGGAAGACAAG CGATCCTTTTGCTGCACACCATGAATATATGCGGCAGATGATGAGAAGCTTTTCTGATCCTTTTGGACGAGATCCATTTCTCAGTATAACAGATGGTGGGGAGAGAACAGTAGATCGAAGAGCACGCCAGGACTCTCAGGTTGCTCTAAGAGGAAATCACAGA GCAACAAGCTGCTCCCTCATGCCCTTTGCAGGCTTTGGTAGAGTG GATGCAGATTTTGGGGAACCTTTTTTTGCAATGGACAGGATGATGTCAAATATGAGAAACAGTATGctggaaatgcaaagaaaattt GATGACCTGTCCATCCATCCAGATGCACACACATTCAGCTCCTCCTCTGTGATGACATACTCCAAAATAGGGGATGAACCACCAAAAGTTTTCCAAGCTTCAGCTCAGACACGCACAGCTCCAGGAGGT GTTAAGGAGACAAGAAAAGCACTTAAGGATTCTGAAAGTGGACTGGAAAAAATGGCTATTGGTCATCATATTCACGATCGTGCCCATGTCATTAAAAAGTCAAAGAACAGCAAGACTGGTGATGAAGAAATGAACCAAGAATTCATCAACCTGGATGAAA CTGAGGCCCAGACCTTTGATGAAGAGTGGCAGAAAGAGATTATGAAGTTCAAGCCATCTAGAACTAGATCCACTTTAGAAGCTCCAAAATACAGAAGTATTCATCACATACCCAAGGAAGTAAGGAG AGAGAAACCACTTGCGCTTGCAGGTTCCAGGGAGCCCAGAGTTTCTTTGGAGAATCTCAATGTGAAAGGAACACATGTCCccatcaaaagcagcaaaaaataa
- the MLF1 gene encoding myeloid leukemia factor 1 isoform X5, protein MFGGLGRCFEEDPFFRDPFAAHHEYMRQMMRSFSDPFGRDPFLSITDGGERTVDRRARQDSQVALRGNHRQDADFGEPFFAMDRMMSNMRNSMLEMQRKFDDLSIHPDAHTFSSSSVMTYSKIGDEPPKVFQASAQTRTAPGGVKETRKALKDSESGLEKMAIGHHIHDRAHVIKKSKNSKTGDEEMNQEFINLDETEAQTFDEEWQKEIMKFKPSRTRSTLEAPKYRSIHHIPKEVRREKPLALAGSREPRVSLENLNVKGTHVPIKSSKK, encoded by the exons CGATCCTTTTGCTGCACACCATGAATATATGCGGCAGATGATGAGAAGCTTTTCTGATCCTTTTGGACGAGATCCATTTCTCAGTATAACAGATGGTGGGGAGAGAACAGTAGATCGAAGAGCACGCCAGGACTCTCAGGTTGCTCTAAGAGGAAATCACAGA cAGGATGCAGATTTTGGGGAACCTTTTTTTGCAATGGACAGGATGATGTCAAATATGAGAAACAGTATGctggaaatgcaaagaaaattt GATGACCTGTCCATCCATCCAGATGCACACACATTCAGCTCCTCCTCTGTGATGACATACTCCAAAATAGGGGATGAACCACCAAAAGTTTTCCAAGCTTCAGCTCAGACACGCACAGCTCCAGGAGGT GTTAAGGAGACAAGAAAAGCACTTAAGGATTCTGAAAGTGGACTGGAAAAAATGGCTATTGGTCATCATATTCACGATCGTGCCCATGTCATTAAAAAGTCAAAGAACAGCAAGACTGGTGATGAAGAAATGAACCAAGAATTCATCAACCTGGATGAAA CTGAGGCCCAGACCTTTGATGAAGAGTGGCAGAAAGAGATTATGAAGTTCAAGCCATCTAGAACTAGATCCACTTTAGAAGCTCCAAAATACAGAAGTATTCATCACATACCCAAGGAAGTAAGGAG AGAGAAACCACTTGCGCTTGCAGGTTCCAGGGAGCCCAGAGTTTCTTTGGAGAATCTCAATGTGAAAGGAACACATGTCCccatcaaaagcagcaaaaaataa
- the MLF1 gene encoding myeloid leukemia factor 1 isoform X4 has protein sequence MSREGLRCPGENEGVMCLGSARKLIGRKTSDPFAAHHEYMRQMMRSFSDPFGRDPFLSITDGGERTVDRRARQDSQVALRGNHRDADFGEPFFAMDRMMSNMRNSMLEMQRKFDDLSIHPDAHTFSSSSVMTYSKIGDEPPKVFQASAQTRTAPGGVKETRKALKDSESGLEKMAIGHHIHDRAHVIKKSKNSKTGDEEMNQEFINLDETEAQTFDEEWQKEIMKFKPSRTRSTLEAPKYRSIHHIPKEVRREKPLALAGSREPRVSLENLNVKGTHVPIKSSKK, from the exons ATGTCACGGGAAGGGCTGCGGTGTCCTGGAGAGAATGAGGGTGTGATGTGTCTGGGGAGTGCCAGGAAATTGATAGGAAGGAAGACAAG CGATCCTTTTGCTGCACACCATGAATATATGCGGCAGATGATGAGAAGCTTTTCTGATCCTTTTGGACGAGATCCATTTCTCAGTATAACAGATGGTGGGGAGAGAACAGTAGATCGAAGAGCACGCCAGGACTCTCAGGTTGCTCTAAGAGGAAATCACAGA GATGCAGATTTTGGGGAACCTTTTTTTGCAATGGACAGGATGATGTCAAATATGAGAAACAGTATGctggaaatgcaaagaaaattt GATGACCTGTCCATCCATCCAGATGCACACACATTCAGCTCCTCCTCTGTGATGACATACTCCAAAATAGGGGATGAACCACCAAAAGTTTTCCAAGCTTCAGCTCAGACACGCACAGCTCCAGGAGGT GTTAAGGAGACAAGAAAAGCACTTAAGGATTCTGAAAGTGGACTGGAAAAAATGGCTATTGGTCATCATATTCACGATCGTGCCCATGTCATTAAAAAGTCAAAGAACAGCAAGACTGGTGATGAAGAAATGAACCAAGAATTCATCAACCTGGATGAAA CTGAGGCCCAGACCTTTGATGAAGAGTGGCAGAAAGAGATTATGAAGTTCAAGCCATCTAGAACTAGATCCACTTTAGAAGCTCCAAAATACAGAAGTATTCATCACATACCCAAGGAAGTAAGGAG AGAGAAACCACTTGCGCTTGCAGGTTCCAGGGAGCCCAGAGTTTCTTTGGAGAATCTCAATGTGAAAGGAACACATGTCCccatcaaaagcagcaaaaaataa
- the MLF1 gene encoding myeloid leukemia factor 1 isoform X3 produces the protein MSREGLRCPGENEGVMCLGSARKLIGRKTSDPFAAHHEYMRQMMRSFSDPFGRDPFLSITDGGERTVDRRARQDSQVALRGNHRQDADFGEPFFAMDRMMSNMRNSMLEMQRKFDDLSIHPDAHTFSSSSVMTYSKIGDEPPKVFQASAQTRTAPGGVKETRKALKDSESGLEKMAIGHHIHDRAHVIKKSKNSKTGDEEMNQEFINLDETEAQTFDEEWQKEIMKFKPSRTRSTLEAPKYRSIHHIPKEVRREKPLALAGSREPRVSLENLNVKGTHVPIKSSKK, from the exons ATGTCACGGGAAGGGCTGCGGTGTCCTGGAGAGAATGAGGGTGTGATGTGTCTGGGGAGTGCCAGGAAATTGATAGGAAGGAAGACAAG CGATCCTTTTGCTGCACACCATGAATATATGCGGCAGATGATGAGAAGCTTTTCTGATCCTTTTGGACGAGATCCATTTCTCAGTATAACAGATGGTGGGGAGAGAACAGTAGATCGAAGAGCACGCCAGGACTCTCAGGTTGCTCTAAGAGGAAATCACAGA cAGGATGCAGATTTTGGGGAACCTTTTTTTGCAATGGACAGGATGATGTCAAATATGAGAAACAGTATGctggaaatgcaaagaaaattt GATGACCTGTCCATCCATCCAGATGCACACACATTCAGCTCCTCCTCTGTGATGACATACTCCAAAATAGGGGATGAACCACCAAAAGTTTTCCAAGCTTCAGCTCAGACACGCACAGCTCCAGGAGGT GTTAAGGAGACAAGAAAAGCACTTAAGGATTCTGAAAGTGGACTGGAAAAAATGGCTATTGGTCATCATATTCACGATCGTGCCCATGTCATTAAAAAGTCAAAGAACAGCAAGACTGGTGATGAAGAAATGAACCAAGAATTCATCAACCTGGATGAAA CTGAGGCCCAGACCTTTGATGAAGAGTGGCAGAAAGAGATTATGAAGTTCAAGCCATCTAGAACTAGATCCACTTTAGAAGCTCCAAAATACAGAAGTATTCATCACATACCCAAGGAAGTAAGGAG AGAGAAACCACTTGCGCTTGCAGGTTCCAGGGAGCCCAGAGTTTCTTTGGAGAATCTCAATGTGAAAGGAACACATGTCCccatcaaaagcagcaaaaaataa
- the MLF1 gene encoding myeloid leukemia factor 1 isoform X7 yields the protein MFGGLGRCFEEDPFFRDPFAAHHEYMRQMMRSFSDPFGRDPFLSITDGGERTVDRRARQDSQVALRGNHRATSCSLMPFAGFGRVQDADFGEPFFAMDRMMSNMRNSMLEMQRKFDDLSIHPDAHTFSSSSVMTYSKIGDEPPKVFQASAQTRTAPGGVKETRKALKDSESGLEKMAIGHHIHDRAHVIKKSKNSKTGDEEMNQEFINLDETEAQTFDEEWQKEIMKFKPSRTRSTLEAPKYRSIHHIPKEVRREKPLALAGSREPRVSLENLNVKGTHVPIKSSKK from the exons CGATCCTTTTGCTGCACACCATGAATATATGCGGCAGATGATGAGAAGCTTTTCTGATCCTTTTGGACGAGATCCATTTCTCAGTATAACAGATGGTGGGGAGAGAACAGTAGATCGAAGAGCACGCCAGGACTCTCAGGTTGCTCTAAGAGGAAATCACAGA GCAACAAGCTGCTCCCTCATGCCCTTTGCAGGCTTTGGTAGAGTG cAGGATGCAGATTTTGGGGAACCTTTTTTTGCAATGGACAGGATGATGTCAAATATGAGAAACAGTATGctggaaatgcaaagaaaattt GATGACCTGTCCATCCATCCAGATGCACACACATTCAGCTCCTCCTCTGTGATGACATACTCCAAAATAGGGGATGAACCACCAAAAGTTTTCCAAGCTTCAGCTCAGACACGCACAGCTCCAGGAGGT GTTAAGGAGACAAGAAAAGCACTTAAGGATTCTGAAAGTGGACTGGAAAAAATGGCTATTGGTCATCATATTCACGATCGTGCCCATGTCATTAAAAAGTCAAAGAACAGCAAGACTGGTGATGAAGAAATGAACCAAGAATTCATCAACCTGGATGAAA CTGAGGCCCAGACCTTTGATGAAGAGTGGCAGAAAGAGATTATGAAGTTCAAGCCATCTAGAACTAGATCCACTTTAGAAGCTCCAAAATACAGAAGTATTCATCACATACCCAAGGAAGTAAGGAG AGAGAAACCACTTGCGCTTGCAGGTTCCAGGGAGCCCAGAGTTTCTTTGGAGAATCTCAATGTGAAAGGAACACATGTCCccatcaaaagcagcaaaaaataa